The genomic window CGAGATCGTCATTGCGAGCCGCGCGGCGCTGCTGCGTGACGCCAAAGGCCTGCCGCGCGCGGTGCTCGCGACCAGCAACGACATTACGCAGCGCAAGCGCATGGAAGCCGAGGTGCAGCGTCAGCGCGAGGAACTGCGCAAGACGATCGACGTGATTCCCGGCATGGTGTGGAGTTCGTCGTCCGACGGGCGGCTCATTTTCATCAACCGCCGGTGGAACGATCTCGGCGTGGCGCTCGACGAAGGCGGCGGCGATATCTGGCGCACCATCGTGCATCCCGCCGATCTGGCGCAGATGCAACGCGACTGGCAGGCGGCGATCGCGGCGGGCACGCCGTTCGAGAACGTCTCGCGCATTCGCGGCGGCGACGGCGGCTATCGCTGGATGCATATCGGCGCCGAGCCGCTGCGCGACGGCGCAGGCCAAATCCTGCGCTGGTACGGCGTCAACACGGATATCGAGGCACGCAAGCAGGCCGAGCATGCGCTCAGGCGCAGCGAGGCGTTTCTGCTCGATGCGCAGCGTCTGTCGCGCACGGGCAGTATCGCGACGCGTCTGCCCGCGGGCACGATGTGGTGGTCCGACGAGGCGTATCGCATCTTCGACTATCCGCGCGATGTCGTGCCGAGCATCGACGCGATTCTCGCGCACACGCATCCCGACGACATTGCCATTGTGCGCGGCGTGCATGAAGCGGCCGCGAGCGGCGCGTGCGAGATCGATGTCGAACATCGGCTGCTGCTGCCGGACGGCGCGATCAAGCACGTGCATTTCGTCGCGCATCGTGCGTCGAGCGAAAGCGATGGCGACGAGTACGTCGGCGCGTTGATGGACGTCACCGAAACCAAGCTCGCGCAGGAGGCGCTCGCGCGCTCGACCGCCGAACTCGCGCATGTCACGCGCGTGACGATGCTGGGCGAACTGGCGGCGTCGATTGCGCATGAAGTCACGCAGCCGATGGCGGCCATCGTCACGTGCGGCGGCGCGGGCTTGCGCTGGCTCGGGCGCGAGAAGCCGGACATCGCGGAGGCGCAGGAATCTATTACGCAGATGATTCGCGACGCCAAACGCGCGAGCGAGGTCATCGCACGCATTCGCGCGATGGCGCGCAAGCGCGACAGCCAGCCCGCCACGCTCGACTTGAACGAGATCGTCGGCGAGACGATCGAACTCGTGCGGCGCGAACTGGAGCGTTATCGCGTGGACGTGCGCACCGATCTCGCGATGCCGTCGCCCACCGTGGTGTGCGATCGCGTGCAGTTGCAGCAGGTGCTCATCAATCTG from Caballeronia insecticola includes these protein-coding regions:
- a CDS encoding PAS domain-containing sensor histidine kinase, with protein sequence METFQSAPRAVRHDTRIVSILAAVIGLAVFLIDALTPLDIAIAVLYVIVVLLVSSTGNRTATVTTAWGCVLLTLVGFILSHDETVSSGALARCAVSLLAIVTTAILTLRNQSATTKMQEQLELLNLAHDAIVAHDMNDRITFWNRGAEALYGFSAQEALGQPIQRMTQSSSPVPHALIRTELLRSGHWDGEITRVRHDGSEIVIASRAALLRDAKGLPRAVLATSNDITQRKRMEAEVQRQREELRKTIDVIPGMVWSSSSDGRLIFINRRWNDLGVALDEGGGDIWRTIVHPADLAQMQRDWQAAIAAGTPFENVSRIRGGDGGYRWMHIGAEPLRDGAGQILRWYGVNTDIEARKQAEHALRRSEAFLLDAQRLSRTGSIATRLPAGTMWWSDEAYRIFDYPRDVVPSIDAILAHTHPDDIAIVRGVHEAAASGACEIDVEHRLLLPDGAIKHVHFVAHRASSESDGDEYVGALMDVTETKLAQEALARSTAELAHVTRVTMLGELAASIAHEVTQPMAAIVTCGGAGLRWLGREKPDIAEAQESITQMIRDAKRASEVIARIRAMARKRDSQPATLDLNEIVGETIELVRRELERYRVDVRTDLAMPSPTVVCDRVQLQQVLINLIMNAAQAMSGVNGPRILRIATGASSRDPGCAQITVQDSGTGISEENARRLFDAFFTTKAEGMGMGLSICRSIIEAHGGRIWAESPDEGGARLRFVLPENEGGDNEH